The Prionailurus bengalensis isolate Pbe53 chromosome A3, Fcat_Pben_1.1_paternal_pri, whole genome shotgun sequence genome includes a window with the following:
- the KIDINS220 gene encoding kinase D-interacting substrate of 220 kDa isoform X15 codes for MSVLISQSVINYVEEENIPALKALLEKCKDVDERNECGQTPLMIAAEQGNLEIVKELIKNGANCNLEDLDNWTALISASKEGHVHIVEELLKCGVNLEHRDMGGWTALMWACYKGRTEVVDLLLSHGANPSVTGLQYSVYPIIWAAGRGHADIVHLLLQNGAKVNCSDKYGTTPLVWAARKGHLECVKHLLAMGADVDQEGANSMTALIVAVKGGYTQSVKEILKRNPNVNLTDKDGNTALMIASKEGHTEIVQDLLDAGTYVNIPDRSGDTVLIGAVRGGHVEIVRALLQKYADIDIRGQDNKTALYWAVEKGNATMVRDILQCNPDTEICTKDGETPLIKATKMRNIEVVELLLDKGAKVSAVDKKGDTPLHIAIRGRSRKLAELLLRNPKDGRLLYRPNKAGETPYNIDCSHQKSILTQIFGARHLSPTETDGDMLGYDLYSSALADILSEPTMQPPICVGLYAQWGSGKSFLLKKLEDEMKTFAGQQIEPLFQFSWLIVFLTLMLCGGLGLLFAFTVDLNLGIAISLSFLALLYIFFIVIYFGGRREGESWNWAWVLSTRLARHIGYLELLLKLMFVNPPELPEQTTRALPVRFLFTDYNRLSSVGGETSMAEMIATLSDACEREFGFLATRLFRVFKTEDTQGKKKWKKTCCLPSFVIFLFIFGCIIAGITLLAIFRVDPKHLTVNAVLISIASIVGLALVLNCRTWWQVLDSLLNSQRKRLHNAASKLHKLKSEGFMKVLKCEVELMARMAKTIDSFTQNQTRLVVIIDGLDACEQDKVLQMLDTVRVLFSKGPFIAIFASDPHIIIKAINQNLNSVLRDSNINGHDYMRNIVHLPVFLNSRGLSNARKFLVTSTTNGDIPCPDTAGIQEDADRRVSQNSLGEMTKLGSKTALNRRDTYRRRQMQRTITRQMSFDLTKLLVTEDWFSDISPQTMRRLLNIVSVTGRLLRANQISFNWDRLASWINLTEQWPYRTSWLILYLEETEGIPDQMTLKTIYERISQDTNILFNT; via the exons gGAGGATGGACCGCTCTCATGTGGGCATGTTACAAAGGCCGCACCGAAGTGGTCGACCTGCTGCTTTCTCATGGCGCCAATCCGAGCGTCACTGGTTTG CAGTACAGTGTTTACCCCATTATTTGGGCAGCAGGGAGAGGCCATGCGGATATAGTGCATCTTTTACTGCAAAATGGCGCTAAAGTCAACTGCTCGGATAAG tatggAACTACTCCTCTGGTTTGGGCTGCACGGAAGGGTCATTTAGAATGTGTAAAACATTTATTGGCCATGGGAGCTGATGTTGATCAAGAAGGAGCT aattcaATGACTGCACTGATTGTGGCAGTAAAAGGAGGCTACACTCAGTCAGTGAAGGAGATTTtgaaaagaaacccaaatgtAAATTTAACAGATAAGGATGGAAATACAGCTTTGATGATTGCATCAAAGGAGGGTCATACGGAGATTGTACAGGATCTGCTCGATGCTGGAACATACGTGAACATACCTGATAGG agTGGAGATACCGTGTTGATTGGTGCTGTCAGAGGTGGTCATGTAGAAATCGTTCGAGCACTTCTCCAGAAATATGCTGATATAGACATTAgaggacag gACAACAAAACTGCTTTATATTGGGCTGTAGAGAAAGGGAATGCGACGATGGTGAGAGATATCTTACAGTGCAATCCTGACACTGAAATATGCACAAAG GATGGTGAAACACCGCTTATAAAGGCCACCAAGATGAGAAATATTGAGGTAGTGGAGCTGTTGCTAGATAAAGGAGCTAAAGTATCGGCCGTGGATAAG AAAGGAGACACGCCTTTGCATATTGCTATCCGTGGGAGGAGTCGCAAACTGGCAGAACTTCTTTTAAGAAATCCCAAAGATGGAAGGTTACTTTATAGGCCCAACAAAGCAGGCGAGACTCCCTACAACATTGACTGTAGCCatcaaaaaagtattttaactCAGATATTCGGAGCCA GACACTTGTCTCCTACTGAGACCGACGGTGACATGCTCGGTTACGACTTGTATAGCAGTGCCCTGGCAGACATTCTCAGTGAGCCTACCATGCAGCCGCCCATCTGTGTGGGGCTGTATGCACAGTGGGGAAGTGGCAAATCCTTCTTACTCAAGAAACTAGAAG atgaAATGAAGACTTTTGCCGGACAACAGATTGAGcctctttttcagttttcctggCTTATAGTATTTCTGACTTTGATGCTCTGTGGAGGGCTCGGTTTACTGTTTGCTTTTACAGTTGACCTGAATCTTGGAATAGCAATATCATTGAGCTTCTTGGCtctcttatatatatttttta TCGTCATTTACTTTGGTGGccggagggaaggagagagttgGAATTGGGCCTGGGTCCTCAGCACCAGATTGGCGAGACACATTGGCTACTTGGAGCTGCTCCTCAAGTTGATGTTTGTGAACCCGCCTGAGCTGCCGGAGCAAACCACGAGAGCTTTACCTGTGAG GTTTTTGTTTACAGATTACAACAGGCTGTCCAGTGTAGGCGGAGAAACATCGATGGCTGAAATGATCGCGACTCTGTCGGATGCTTGTGAGAGAGAGTTTGGCTTTTTGGCAACCAGGCTCTTTCGAGTATTCAAGACTGAAGATACACAGG gcaaaaagaaatggaaaaaaacgtGTTGCCTCCCATCTTTTGTcatcttcctttttatctttggCTGCATTATTGCTGGAATTACTCTCCTGGCTATCTTCAGAGTTGACCCAAAACATCTGACGGTGAATGCCGTCCTCATATCTATTGCGTCGATAGTGGGGTTGGCCCTCGTGCTGAACTGTCGTACGTGGTGGCAGGTGCTGGACTCTCTCCTGAATTCTCAAAGGAAACGCCTCCATAATGCTGCCTCCAAACTGCACAAGCTGAAAAGTGAAGGATTCATGAAG GTTCTTAAGTGTGAAGTGGAATTGATGGCCAGGATGGCGAAGACCATCGACAGCTTCACTCAGAACCAGACGAGGCTGGTGGTCATCATCGACGGACTAGATGCCTGTGAGCAGGACAAAGTGCTCCAGATGCTGGATACT GTCCGAGTTCTGTTTTCAAAAGGCCCATTCATTGCCATTTTTGCAAGTGATCCACATattattataaaagcaattaaCCAGAACCTGAATAGCGTGCTTCGTGACTCGAACATAAATGGACACGACTATATGCGCAATATAGTTCATTTACCCGTTTTCCTTAATAGTCGTGGACTGAGCAATGCAAGAAAATTTCTTGTAACTTCAACAACAAATGGGGACATTCCGTGCCCCGATACTGCAG GGATACAGGAAGATGCTGACAGAAGAGTTTCACAAAACAGCCTTGGAGAGATGACTAAACTTGGTAGCAAGACAGCCCTTAATAGACGG GATACTTACCGAAGAAGGCAGATGCAGAGGACCATCACTCGGCAGATGTCCTTCGATCTTACGAAACTGCTGGTTACTGAGGACTGGTTCAGTGACATAAGTCCTCAGACTATGAGAAGATTGCTTAATATTGTTTCTGTGACAG gGCGATTACTGAGAGCCAATCAGATTAGTTTCAACTGGGACAGGCTTGCTAGCTGGATCAATCTTACTGAGCAGTGGCCATACCGAACTTCATGGCTCATATTATATTTGGAAGAGACTGAAGGGATTCCAGATCAAATGACACTGAAAACCATCTATGAAAG aATTTCACAAGATACGAATATTCTATTTAACACATAA